In Quercus robur chromosome 10, dhQueRobu3.1, whole genome shotgun sequence, a genomic segment contains:
- the LOC126703615 gene encoding shewanella-like protein phosphatase 2 encodes MIDNNRLARLFQVFEAPLCFIIKKLINPSDPYTFVPIVSLSSKPNPDTKLSQTKTQTPKLQKNLLMEKEKPNNINSATCQQVPKLLSSFVDTFVDFSVSGGLFLPNYQNTPHSNAPVDNQNYENALKTRYPTPPSRLVAIGDLHGDLEKSKEALRLANLINDSGDWTGGSTTVVQIGDVLDRGGDEIKILYFLERLRRQAARAGGEIITMNGNHEIMNVCRDFRCVSKSGLEEFRVWAEWYRVGQVMKTLCEGLENPKNIFEGIPKSLCRVNHDGDEAFVEGIRARIAALRPTGPISARFLSKNATVLVIGDSVFVHGGLKPEHVYYGLEKINEDVRDWINGLGENYTLKHFARKKDAVVWMRDFSDDSKKKCDCSALELLLNTIPGVRRMIMGHTIQKNGINGACENRAIRIDVGMSKGCGNGLPEVLEISENLGLRILTSNPQYQNKYKAYLDSERKEGLGLLIPEQGPKQVEVKA; translated from the coding sequence ATGATTGACAATAATCGCCTAGCACGCCTTTTCCAAGTCTTCGAGGCTCCACTTTGTTTTATAATCAAAAAGCTCATCAATCCCTCCGACCCATACACTTTCGTCCCCATTGTCTCACTCTCAAGCAAACCCAATCCCGATACAAAACTCTCAcagacaaaaacacaaacacctaaactacaaaaaaatctcctcatggaaaaagaaaaacccaataaTATAAACTCAGCAACGTGTCAACAAGTCCCAAAGCTTCTCTCCTCTTTCGTCGACACTTTCGTCGATTTCTCCGTCAGTGGCGGCCTCTTCTTACCAAATTACCAAAACACCCCTCACTCTAATGCCCCTGTAGATAACCAAAATTATGAAAATGCCCTCAAAACTCGGTATCCTACTCCACCGAGTCGACTCGTCGCGATCGGCGATCTCCACGGCGACTTGGAGAAGTCGAAGGAGGCGCTCCGTCTCGCCAATTTGATTAACGACTCCGGTGACTGGACCGGCGGGTCAACCACCGTGGTTCAGATCGGGGATGTGCTCGATCGCGGCGGCGATGAGATTAAAATACTTTACTTCCTCGAGAGGCTTCGCCGGCAAGCGGCGAGAGCCGGCGGAGAAATCATCACCATGAACGGAAACCACGAGATCATGAACGTGTGTAGAGATTTCCGGTGCGTGTCGAAATCGGGTTTGGAAGAGTTTAGGGTTTGGGCGGAGTGGTACCGTGTGGGCCAAGTAATGAAAACTCTCTGCGAGGGTTTGGAAAACCCTAAGAACATATTCGAAGGAATTCCTAAATCACTTTGCCGAGTCAATCACGATGGTGATGAAGCTTTTGTAGAAGGAATCAGAGCGAGAATCGCCGCTTTACGACCTACCGGTCCGATATCGGCGCGGTTTTTATCGAAAAACGCGACTGTTTTGGTCATCGGCGATTCAGTTTTCGTTCACGGTGGCCTCAAGCCGGAGCACGTGTACTATGGATTGGAGAAAATCAACGAAGATGTGAGAGACTGGATCAATGGATTGGGGGAAAATTACACGCTGAAGCATTTTGCTAGGAAGAAAGATGCGGTGGTGTGGATGAGGGATTTTTCGGATGATTCGAAGAAGAAATGTGATTGTTCAGCTCTTGAATTGTTGCTTAACACAATTCCGGGGGTGAGGAGGATGATTATGGGACATACAATTCAGAAGAATGGGATCAATGGAGCTTGTGAAAATCGGGCGATAAGGATTGATGTGGGGATGTCCAAAGGGTGCGGTAATGGGTTGCCGGAGGTTTTGGAGATTAGTGAGAATTTGGGGTTAAGGATTTTGACGTCAAACCCACAGTATCAGAATAAGTATAAGGCTTATTTGGATAGTGAGAGGAAGGAAGGGCTTGGGTTGTTGATTCCAGAACAAGGACCAAAACAAGTGGAAGTGAAGGCTTAG
- the LOC126703616 gene encoding 26S proteasome regulatory subunit 7-like translates to MALDHEDVLKEEKVIPLDEDDIAILKTYGLGPYNTSIKKVEKEAKDLAKNVNDLCGIKVSDTGLAAPSQWDLVADQQLLKEKPLEVARCTQIISPNTEDAKYVINFCYPGKYAVALGDTVSPTDIEEGMRVGVDDRGSGHRIRIPLPPKIDPSVTLMTVEEKPDVTYNDVGGCKEQIQMMREVVELPMLHPEKFVKLGIDPPKGGLCYGPPGTGKTLLAKAVANRTDACFIRVIGSELVQRYIGMGAKMVRELFQMARSKKACIIFFDEVDAIGGTRFDDGVGGDNEVQRTMLEIVNQLDGFDARGNIKVLMATNRPDTLDPALLRPGRLDRKVEFGLPDVDGRTQTFKIHAQKMNCERDIRFELLARLCPNCTGAEIRSVCTEAGMFAIRARRKSVTEKDFLDAVDKVIKGYKKFSATPTYMVYN, encoded by the exons ATGGCTCTAGACCATGAAGACGTTCTCAAAGAAGAAAAGGTTATCCCACTCGACGAGGATGACATAGCTATCCTCAAGACCTAT GGTTTGGGTCCGTATAATACAAGTATCAAGAAAGTAGAGAAAGAAGCTAAGGACTTGGCTAAGAACGTCAATGATCTGTGTG GTATTAAGGTGTCTGACACTGGCTTAGCTGCACCAAGCCAGTGGGATCTAGTAGCTGATCAGCAATTGTTGAAGGAGAAGCCTCTGGAG GTGGCAAGATGCACACAGATCATCAGTCCAAACACTGAAGATGCCAAAtatgttataaatttttgttatccTGGAAAG TATGCTGTTGCTCTGGGTGACACAGTTTCCCCAACTGACATTGAAGAAGGCATGCGTGTGGG AGTTGATGATCGCGGTAGTGGACATCGTATACGGATTCCCTTGCCTCCAAAAATTGATCCTAGTGTGACCTTGATGACAGTGGAGGAAAAGCCTGATGTGACATATAATGATGTTGGTGGGTGCAAGGAGCAGATTCAAATGATGCGGGAA GTTGTTGAGCTGCCCATGCTTCATCCTGAGAAATTTGTGAAGCTTGGAATTGATCCTCCTAAGGGTGGCCTTTGCTATGGTCCTCCAGGGACAGGTAAGACACTGTTAGCTAAAGCAGTGGCTAACAGAACTGATGCTTGCTTCATTCGAGTTATTGGGAGCGAGCTTGTTCAGCGATATATTGGTATGGGAGCTAAGATGGTTCGAGAACTGTTCCAG ATGGCACGTTCAAAAAAGGCgtgtattatattttttgatgaaGTGGATGCAATTGGAGGTACACGTTTCGATGATGGTGTTGGTGGTGATAATGAGGTGCAGCGTACAATGTTGGAAATTGTAAATCAGCTTGATGGCTTCGATGCTCGAGGAAACATAAAAGTTTTAATGGCTACAAatag GCCTGACACACTTGATCCCGCATTGTTACGTCCTGGACGATTAGATCGAAAAGTTGAGTTTGGCCTTCCAGATGTGGATGGTAGGACACAGACATTTAAGATCCATgcacaaaaaatgaactgcgaACGAGATATAAGATTTGAACTTTTGGCTCGACTTTGCCCAAATTGCACTG GAGCTGAAATAAGGAGCGTGTGCACAGAAGCTGGCATGTTTGCCATCCGAGCACGGAGGAAATCTGTGACAGAGAAAGATTTCCTTGATGCAGTGGACAAGGTCATCAAGGGATACAAGAAATTCAGTGCAACACCCACGTACATGGTTTACAACTGA
- the LOC126702328 gene encoding uncharacterized protein LOC126702328 — translation MAGFSSLAPKMKNLVVAGSLTGFVFSVYFYTMRAVASGDELQVAIDKFEEQKSKDVSTVPSKV, via the coding sequence ATGGCTGGATTTAGTAGCCTTGCACCTAAGATGAAGAATCTAGTTGTCGCCGGAAGCTTGACAGGATTTGTCTTTAGTGTGTACTTCTACACCATGAGAGCTGTTGCCAGTGGTGATGAACTGCAGGTGGCTATTGATAAGTTTGAAGAGCAGAAAAGCAAGGATGTGTCAACCGTGCCATCAAAGGTTTAA
- the LOC126702991 gene encoding uncharacterized protein LOC126702991 — protein MDYAAGAEERMVSERVQQRLHQVNIAAKEHLSPIQDHVNFTLQQAYFKCAHECFDRRRSQDEISNCVENCSVPVVRSQQMVENEMAKFQEKLNRSLMVCQDKYETAKQQNKPGALNDLESCVDQSTQDGIKMLPHLCQRLKAAFSISN, from the exons ATGGATTACGCAGCAGGAGCTGAAGAGAGAATGGTTTCGGAGAGAGTGCAACAAAGACTTCACCAGGTCAATATAGCCGCTAAAGAACATCTTTCTCCTATTCAAGACCATGTCAATTTCACCCTTCAG CAAGCATACTTCAAATGTGCACATGAGTGCTTTGATAGGAGAAGAAGCCAAGATGAGATAAGCAATTGTGTAGAAAATTGCAGTGTTCCAGTTGTTAGATCTCAACAGATGGTTGAGAATGAGATGGCCAAGTTTCaa GAAAAATTGAATAGATCGCTGATGGTTTGCCAAGACAAGTATGAGACAGCTAAGCAACAGAACAAACCCGGTGCACTAAATGATTTGGAGTCCTGTGTGGATCAATCAACCCAGGACGGCATCAAGATGCTGCCACATCTTTGTCAAAGGTTGAAGGCTGCCTTTTCAATTAGTAATTAA